The following are encoded in a window of Halorarum salinum genomic DNA:
- a CDS encoding Lrp/AsnC family transcriptional regulator: MSLDDRDLEILKTIADIGEASPKRLADETDTPKSTVHYRLQNLREDGVIENDLFEVDPKSLGLSVTVISEVMAEYEEGYHETVGSQLAAIDGVSGVYFTMGDTDFIVTAHLPNSSFVQDLVESYEAVDGVERTSSKFVISTIKEEPNPLRNYDIETLKQLDLSPDP; the protein is encoded by the coding sequence GTGAGCCTCGACGACCGGGACCTCGAGATACTGAAGACCATCGCCGACATCGGGGAGGCCAGCCCCAAACGCCTCGCCGACGAGACGGACACGCCGAAGTCCACCGTCCACTACCGGCTGCAGAACCTCCGGGAGGACGGCGTCATCGAGAACGACCTGTTCGAGGTCGATCCGAAGTCCCTCGGCCTCTCGGTCACTGTCATCTCGGAGGTGATGGCCGAGTACGAGGAGGGGTACCACGAGACCGTCGGCTCGCAGCTGGCCGCGATCGACGGCGTCTCGGGCGTCTACTTCACGATGGGCGATACGGACTTCATCGTCACCGCCCACCTCCCCAACAGCTCGTTCGTCCAGGACCTCGTCGAGTCGTACGAGGCCGTCGACGGCGTCGAACGGACCAGCTCGAAATTCGTCATCTCGACGATCAAGGAGGAGCCGAACCCGCTCCGGAACTACGACATCGAGACCCTGAAGCAGCTCGACCTCTCGCCGGACCCCTGA
- a CDS encoding Zn-dependent hydrolase, giving the protein MGLIDPDRFRESFERYSSIGATDREGLHRLALSEADGRVRDEFVADLEELGLSVRVDELGNVFGRRPGTEDLAPVLIGSHLDSQPKGGRYDGQLGVLSALETLRTFEDEGVETERPIEIVNWTNEEGSRFKPALTGSGAYVGAHDVETVLAETDENGTTVEEALEEIGYRGTEPVGPDEVPDSALELHVEQGPALEEADRRIGVVEGVLGMVWLEATVRGDADHAGPSPMHTRSDALVAAADVVTAVRRMAGRLDDDVVTTVGELTVEPNSVNVIPAEATFTVDVRSYDDEVVAGAVDRVEEELRAACGREGTEFELSELWRIPRTEFAPRVADAVEAAAAGSDSPAMRMTSGAGHDASYLAELTDAGMIFVPSVDGRTHNEREFTEWEDAVAGAEVFARTTRRLAGTGDGEGGRR; this is encoded by the coding sequence ATGGGACTCATCGACCCCGACAGGTTCCGCGAGTCGTTCGAGCGCTACTCCTCGATCGGCGCGACCGACCGCGAGGGGCTCCACCGGCTGGCGCTCTCGGAGGCGGACGGCCGCGTCCGCGACGAGTTCGTCGCCGACCTGGAGGAGCTTGGGCTCTCCGTGCGCGTCGACGAACTCGGCAACGTCTTCGGGCGGCGACCGGGAACGGAGGACCTCGCGCCGGTGCTGATCGGCTCGCACCTCGACTCCCAGCCGAAGGGCGGCCGCTACGACGGCCAACTCGGCGTGCTCTCGGCGCTCGAGACGCTCCGGACGTTCGAGGACGAGGGCGTCGAGACGGAGCGGCCGATCGAGATCGTCAACTGGACGAACGAGGAGGGGTCCCGGTTCAAACCGGCTCTGACGGGGAGCGGCGCGTACGTGGGCGCCCACGACGTCGAGACCGTCCTCGCGGAGACCGACGAGAACGGGACCACCGTCGAGGAGGCGCTGGAGGAGATCGGCTATCGCGGGACCGAACCCGTGGGCCCGGACGAGGTCCCCGACTCCGCGCTCGAACTGCACGTCGAACAGGGTCCCGCGCTCGAGGAGGCGGACCGGCGGATCGGCGTCGTCGAGGGGGTGCTCGGGATGGTCTGGCTCGAGGCGACGGTCCGCGGGGACGCCGACCACGCGGGGCCCTCGCCGATGCACACGCGCTCGGACGCGCTGGTGGCCGCCGCGGACGTCGTGACCGCGGTCCGGCGCATGGCCGGACGGCTGGACGACGACGTCGTCACGACCGTCGGGGAGCTGACGGTCGAGCCGAACTCGGTGAATGTGATCCCCGCGGAGGCGACGTTCACCGTGGACGTCCGGTCGTACGACGACGAGGTGGTGGCGGGCGCCGTCGACCGGGTCGAGGAGGAACTCCGGGCGGCCTGCGGGCGCGAGGGGACCGAGTTCGAGCTGTCGGAGCTGTGGCGCATCCCCCGCACGGAGTTCGCCCCGCGGGTCGCCGACGCCGTCGAGGCCGCCGCGGCCGGGAGCGACAGCCCCGCGATGCGGATGACGAGCGGCGCCGGCCACGACGCGTCCTATCTCGCGGAGCTGACCGACGCGGGGATGATCTTCGTCCCGAGCGTCGACGGGCGGACGCACAACGAGCGGGAGTTCACCGAGTGGGAGGACGCGGTCGCGGGCGCCGAGGTGTTCGCCCGGACGACGCGCCGGCTCGCGGGAACAGGCGACGGCGAGGGGGGTCGACGGTGA
- a CDS encoding ABC transporter substrate-binding protein, with protein MVEETIHHASPPGSDEASPGHDGAPTGSGAAATSRRRFVRAAGASVSLGALAGCIDLGGGGGGNGGLSIGIVQPLSGPASNIGEQKRMAAELSRDLINDGGGVHGEDVELVFGDSESEPSAGRNEVNRLISQENVDAVGGGFHSDVALATVEVTSQNETPHVLDEPVSSDIVDKINEQELWNVFKTTPPSQAYAVGWRQLISRFQEDEVGYFPYEDQTIALIGEDTSYGLSIMDLMQEEMAEIGWEVVSQDEVGLDETDFTSLLARIEENDPDVVWAVQTSSSGAGNLARQFAETGFQGTHFFHNYGLTIADARETAGDAADGAMTLLNAGRVDPLLEEQGVLSAWDDEYDADMTGSAALSYQNVKIIAEYVRSFDGLDAFRSASVSDWEETVISHDPIPGGTGHIDFQENHAAAWGSTDTQPALGYQVLSGELNLVWPGEVATTEIDGSVY; from the coding sequence ATGGTAGAGGAAACCATTCACCACGCATCACCCCCGGGGAGCGACGAGGCGTCGCCGGGACACGACGGGGCCCCCACCGGGAGCGGGGCAGCGGCCACGAGCCGTCGGCGGTTCGTGCGGGCGGCCGGCGCGAGCGTCTCGCTGGGGGCGCTCGCCGGCTGTATCGACCTCGGCGGGGGAGGAGGAGGGAACGGCGGCCTCTCCATCGGGATCGTCCAGCCCCTGTCCGGGCCGGCGTCGAACATCGGCGAGCAGAAGCGGATGGCCGCCGAGCTCTCCCGCGACCTGATCAACGACGGCGGCGGGGTCCACGGCGAGGACGTCGAACTCGTCTTCGGGGACTCCGAGTCGGAGCCGTCGGCGGGCCGGAACGAGGTGAACCGGCTCATCTCACAGGAGAACGTCGACGCGGTCGGCGGCGGGTTCCACAGCGACGTCGCGCTGGCGACCGTCGAGGTGACCTCGCAGAACGAGACGCCCCACGTCCTCGACGAACCGGTCTCGAGCGACATCGTCGACAAGATAAACGAGCAGGAGCTGTGGAACGTCTTCAAGACGACGCCCCCCTCCCAGGCGTACGCGGTCGGCTGGCGCCAGCTGATCTCCCGGTTCCAGGAGGACGAGGTCGGCTACTTCCCCTACGAGGATCAGACCATCGCGCTGATCGGCGAGGACACCTCCTACGGGCTCTCGATCATGGACCTCATGCAGGAGGAGATGGCCGAGATCGGCTGGGAGGTCGTCTCGCAGGACGAGGTGGGCCTCGACGAGACCGACTTCACCTCGCTTCTGGCCCGGATCGAGGAGAACGACCCCGACGTCGTCTGGGCGGTCCAGACCTCCTCCTCGGGCGCCGGCAACCTGGCGAGGCAGTTCGCGGAGACGGGGTTCCAGGGGACGCACTTCTTCCACAACTACGGGCTCACCATCGCCGACGCGCGCGAAACCGCGGGGGACGCGGCCGACGGGGCGATGACGCTGCTCAACGCCGGCCGTGTCGACCCGTTGCTCGAGGAGCAGGGCGTGCTCTCGGCGTGGGACGACGAGTACGACGCCGACATGACCGGGAGCGCCGCGCTCTCCTACCAGAACGTCAAGATCATCGCCGAGTACGTCCGGTCGTTCGACGGCCTGGACGCCTTCCGGTCCGCGAGCGTGAGCGACTGGGAGGAGACCGTCATCTCCCACGACCCGATCCCCGGCGGCACCGGCCACATCGACTTCCAGGAAAACCACGCCGCGGCCTGGGGAAGCACCGATACCCAGCCCGCGCTCGGCTACCAGGTGCTGAGCGGCGAACTCAACCTCGTCTGGCCGGGGGAGGTCGCGACGACCGAGATCGACGGGAGCGTGTACTGA
- a CDS encoding GNAT family N-acetyltransferase: MTVREVETAAERAAAFPVLAELRSHLDEEQFERLYAEMADEGYRLFAAYDDGEPIAVAGVTLSTNFYLGGHAYVYDLVTTADRRSEGHGKRLLEHVHEWARDRGCEAVELESGLWREDAHRFYEEMGYEKYCYSFKHDLQ, translated from the coding sequence ATGACCGTCCGGGAAGTCGAGACGGCCGCCGAGCGCGCGGCCGCGTTCCCCGTGCTCGCCGAGCTCCGCTCGCACCTCGACGAGGAGCAGTTCGAACGCCTGTACGCGGAGATGGCCGATGAGGGGTACCGGCTCTTCGCCGCCTACGACGACGGCGAACCGATCGCGGTCGCCGGCGTCACGCTCTCGACGAACTTCTACCTCGGCGGGCACGCCTACGTGTACGACCTCGTCACGACGGCCGACCGGCGGTCGGAGGGACACGGGAAACGGCTGCTGGAGCACGTTCACGAGTGGGCCAGGGACCGGGGCTGTGAGGCCGTCGAACTCGAGTCGGGGCTGTGGCGCGAGGACGCCCACCGATTCTACGAGGAGATGGGATACGAGAAGTACTGCTACTCGTTCAAGCATGACCTCCAGTGA